The Magnetospirillum sp. XM-1 genomic interval CGCTGGACCACATCCGCGCCCATCAGGGCGCCGGCAAGGCGCTGGGTTATGCCATCCCCAGGATCGAGGCCTTCGACGGCCAGGTCAACGAAACCCAGATGGCCCAGCTGCTGCAGACCACCCCGGCGGTCTTCGTCGCCTTCGCCAAGGGGACTGGGGCCGAACAGGGCAGCCGCCGGCATTGGACCGCCACCCTGTCCCTGATCGTCGTCACCCGCAACCTCGCCACCGAGGGTGCGGCGCGGGCCGGCAAGGGCGCCGAGATCGGCGCCTACCGCATCGCCGAGGATATGGCCGTCCTGTTCGACCGCCGGACCCTGGACCTGGAGATCGACGCCATCGAGCCGGTGGAGATCACCCCCATCGTCCCCGGCTGGGCCCGCACCCAGAAGGCCGCCATCGTCGGCCTGACCTGCAAGACCGGCTTCACCACCGCCATTCCCGGCGCCGATCTGGCCGCCCTGGACGACTTCCTGCGCGCCCGCTTCGACTTCGACCTGCCGCCCTCCGGCAACGGCGCCGACACCTCCACCACCGCCAACACGAGGCCCAGCTGATGGACGCCAAACTGTTTGTCAAACCGGCCCCGGGCCGGGTCATTCCCAACGCCGACCAGCCCGGCACCGATCTGCCGGCCGAGGGGGCATTCGTGGCCAACAACCGCTTCTGGCGGAGCCGCCTGAAGGACGGCGACGTGGTCGAAGCCCCCGCCCCGAAGGCCAGCGCCCCGGAGACCAGCTCCCCGGAGACCAATTCCAAGAAGAAGGGGGCCTAGCCCATGGGTATCGATTTCCGCGAAATCCCCGTCACCTGGCGCGTGCCCGGCACCTTCGTCGAGTTCGACTGGACCGCCGCCAATCAGGGTCTGCAACTCGACATGCAGCGCCTGCTGATCTTCGCCCAGAAGCTGTCCACCGGCACCGGCGCCGCCAACACGCCCCTGGATCTGCTGACCTCCGACCATGGCGTGCAGTTGGGCGGGCGGGGTTCCATGGCGGCGCGCATGGCCCGGGCCGCCAAGAAGAACAACACCGTTACCGACTGCAAGATCATCCTGCTGGATGAACCGGGGGCCGGGGTCAAGGCGGCCGGGTCCATCACCTTCGCCGGCTCCGGCGCCGGGACCATCCCCCTGGTGATCGACGGCCGCCTGGTGCAGGTGGCCACCGCCTCCACCGACAATGCCGCCGCCATGGCCTCCGCCGCCATCGCCGCCATCAACGCCGATCTCGACCTGCCGGTCACCGCCGCAGTCGATGGCGAAAACTCCGCCAAGGTCAACCTGACCTGCCGCTGGAAGGGCGAGACCGGCAACCAGATCGACCTGCGCGTCGGCTACTGGCGCGGCCTCAAGGCGCCCTCCGGGGTGACCGTGACGGTGACCGCCATGAGTGGCGGCACCGGCGTGCCCTCGCTGACCGCCGCCCTGGACGCGCTCACCGACATCCAGTGGCACCACGTGGTGTTTCCCTTCACCGATTCGGTCAGCATCGGCGCCATCACCGCCGAGATGGAGGATCGCTGGAACGGACTGCGCCAGAAGGAGGGGCAGATCTGGACCGCCCTGACCGGCACCCATGGCCAGCTGACCACCTTCGGCGCCGGCGTCAACAGCGACACCGGCTCGACCATCGGGGTGGGCAAGTCGCCCACCGCCGCCTATGCCATCGCCGCCGCCTATGGCGCCGCCTGCGCCCTTCGCCTGGGGATCGACCCCTCGCGCCAGTTGCGCTCGGTGGTGCTCGACGACGTGCTGCCGGCCGAGGAGGCGGACCGCTTCACCGACCAGGAGCGCAACCTGCTGCTCTACAAGGGCATCTCCACCACGGTGGAGACCGTCGACGGCAAGGTGCTGATCGAGCGCGCCATCACCTGGCGCCAGGTCAACGACTTCGGCCTGCCCGATCCGTCGCGCCTGGACGTCACCA includes:
- a CDS encoding phage protein Gp37; protein product: MIDAIITAALDHIRAHQGAGKALGYAIPRIEAFDGQVNETQMAQLLQTTPAVFVAFAKGTGAEQGSRRHWTATLSLIVVTRNLATEGAARAGKGAEIGAYRIAEDMAVLFDRRTLDLEIDAIEPVEITPIVPGWARTQKAAIVGLTCKTGFTTAIPGADLAALDDFLRARFDFDLPPSGNGADTSTTANTRPS
- a CDS encoding DUF2635 domain-containing protein, with the translated sequence MDAKLFVKPAPGRVIPNADQPGTDLPAEGAFVANNRFWRSRLKDGDVVEAPAPKASAPETSSPETNSKKKGA
- a CDS encoding phage tail sheath subtilisin-like domain-containing protein, with the protein product MGIDFREIPVTWRVPGTFVEFDWTAANQGLQLDMQRLLIFAQKLSTGTGAANTPLDLLTSDHGVQLGGRGSMAARMARAAKKNNTVTDCKIILLDEPGAGVKAAGSITFAGSGAGTIPLVIDGRLVQVATASTDNAAAMASAAIAAINADLDLPVTAAVDGENSAKVNLTCRWKGETGNQIDLRVGYWRGLKAPSGVTVTVTAMSGGTGVPSLTAALDALTDIQWHHVVFPFTDSVSIGAITAEMEDRWNGLRQKEGQIWTALTGTHGQLTTFGAGVNSDTGSTIGVGKSPTAAYAIAAAYGAACALRLGIDPSRQLRSVVLDDVLPAEEADRFTDQERNLLLYKGISTTVETVDGKVLIERAITWRQVNDFGLPDPSRLDVTTVAVASAMRQTARNYVSTRFPDFKLADDGTRWAPGQAVLTPSLFRGHVIALARLWEEEGWVESVDAWKDGIVVTRPKEVDPNRLDILLPPDIINNAMVFAFLIQPRV